One genomic region from Dehalobacter restrictus DSM 9455 encodes:
- a CDS encoding LysM peptidoglycan-binding domain-containing protein encodes MKIRKKTALILTVLFVSVVVLAGCTQNQLAIFNAYMKMQDVTSMQQHMTMSLQMSGTGFDQADQEQIDSVAEMLNNAKLDVVLKMNCNEEKTIAKLQADCNVIASGLNIDMPFWVDEDFSGKTPKLIEVFKIPQIAAAYLPPGYAGKPYMVINPFDAKNTDLKNMDVTNLIKLQSDLQKKSTDFLNSYVQRFNPNIDVVSESANDGLGSQKYTIKLNDAQLKEFIRYGINNFAKDKEASNFLNEYFTIIAQYSELSGSSSEFGSIDEEFLTEFNSVMDQLNDVSILGDKGIELTYTISSEGYITHENGSINLELDMSALNRLMNDTVGGEEIQSDVTGILNLTFNYDTDITNINLPVDIQMPELNSSNSFSYLDLIPKTDVEVVNSTYKVLPGDTLATIALNHYGSYKYSGKIYEANRDIIEKNNNRLYAGMVLTLPPEGLLPDIVAGEKQRIYTVKAGDTLAKIAQLEYGDASLYMKIYAANKNILSSPDLIYEGQKILIP; translated from the coding sequence ATGAAGATTAGAAAAAAAACAGCCTTAATTCTTACGGTCTTATTTGTATCCGTTGTGGTATTAGCTGGTTGTACCCAAAATCAGCTGGCAATCTTTAATGCCTATATGAAAATGCAAGATGTGACTTCAATGCAGCAGCATATGACGATGTCTCTTCAAATGTCCGGCACAGGGTTTGATCAGGCAGACCAAGAACAAATCGATTCAGTTGCTGAGATGTTAAATAATGCGAAACTCGATGTCGTTTTGAAAATGAATTGCAACGAAGAGAAAACAATCGCTAAATTACAGGCAGATTGTAACGTAATTGCATCCGGTCTTAATATTGACATGCCGTTTTGGGTAGATGAAGATTTCTCAGGGAAAACTCCAAAGCTAATTGAAGTCTTTAAAATCCCGCAAATTGCAGCAGCCTATTTACCCCCTGGATATGCTGGAAAGCCATATATGGTTATAAATCCTTTTGATGCGAAAAATACGGATCTTAAAAATATGGATGTAACGAACCTTATAAAATTGCAGTCAGATCTACAGAAAAAAAGTACTGATTTTCTAAACAGTTATGTTCAAAGGTTCAACCCGAATATTGACGTCGTTAGTGAATCAGCAAACGATGGCCTTGGCTCACAAAAATATACGATAAAACTTAATGATGCACAATTGAAGGAATTTATCCGTTATGGGATTAATAACTTTGCGAAGGACAAAGAAGCGTCGAACTTTTTAAATGAATACTTCACGATAATTGCTCAGTATAGTGAGCTCTCAGGCAGTTCATCGGAATTTGGTTCTATTGATGAAGAGTTTTTAACTGAATTTAATTCAGTCATGGATCAATTGAATGATGTTTCTATTCTAGGGGACAAAGGTATCGAGTTAACGTATACGATTTCAAGCGAAGGTTATATCACCCATGAAAATGGAAGTATCAACCTAGAGCTCGATATGTCAGCATTAAATAGATTGATGAATGATACCGTAGGCGGAGAAGAAATTCAATCGGATGTTACCGGCATTTTGAATCTTACGTTTAACTATGATACAGATATAACAAACATTAACCTACCCGTGGACATTCAAATGCCTGAGCTAAATTCAAGCAACTCGTTTAGTTATCTTGACCTGATACCAAAAACAGATGTAGAAGTGGTTAACAGCACGTATAAGGTTCTGCCCGGTGATACGTTAGCTACGATCGCCTTAAACCATTACGGAAGTTACAAATACTCCGGTAAGATATATGAGGCAAATCGTGATATTATTGAGAAGAATAATAACCGTTTATACGCAGGAATGGTTTTAACCCTTCCGCCTGAGGGGCTGCTCCCGGATATCGTTGCCGGTGAAAAGCAAAGAATATATACCGTGAAAGCAGGAGATACCCTGGCAAAAATAGCCCAATTAGAGTATGGTGATGCTTCACTTTACATGAAAATATACGCAGCAAATAAAAATATACTATCCAGTCCAGATTTGATTTATGAGGGACAAAAGATATTAATTCCATAA
- a CDS encoding DUF5050 domain-containing protein yields the protein MKKKKYGWVCLALILLLVSGCVAQPGSSTGPAGAAEPSPATENTGNQGDIAPGLQETGASSENSAAISDEKSDSMHSGKFFAKNGNILIYYAELQDGIYMVDTAKNTVRRLVKTHSVHKLYFDGTYVYYMPYYYLGRGIYRVDLKGNTEKICTNSSLQLWLTEDKIYFTDQIGFDDINQTPRGNLCTMNKDGTNIQILIKNVGNYFSIQDEWIYYTHLSNRDLYRAVLDGSRSECLAQGRTYITAADNDYLIYTDYEDGETQHLLNNRTGENIILGQFGGGSRYNGQFYIVTEERGPNGIPSSTGWSVFRVDQKAGKAVKLAFLEMDRFGLDGMSYVYGDWLYFYTMDGGPTGQRGTYRVKWPCDDYEAEYLVDGYLFYLDGYGYYIEEDENAQPPTFARINLQTGEVSRWSFQE from the coding sequence ATGAAAAAAAAGAAATATGGGTGGGTTTGCCTTGCGCTAATCCTTCTGCTGGTGTCAGGCTGCGTTGCGCAGCCTGGGTCTTCCACAGGTCCTGCCGGTGCTGCTGAACCATCTCCGGCAACTGAAAACACCGGCAACCAAGGAGACATAGCGCCGGGGCTACAGGAGACCGGAGCTTCAAGTGAGAATAGTGCAGCTATCTCGGATGAAAAAAGCGACAGCATGCACAGCGGGAAGTTTTTCGCCAAGAACGGCAACATCCTGATTTATTATGCCGAACTGCAGGATGGGATCTATATGGTGGATACCGCAAAGAATACAGTACGGCGACTGGTGAAGACCCACTCCGTGCATAAGCTCTACTTTGACGGCACCTACGTCTACTATATGCCCTACTATTATCTGGGACGGGGTATTTACCGGGTTGACCTTAAGGGAAACACAGAAAAGATCTGTACGAACTCTTCGCTGCAACTGTGGCTGACAGAAGATAAGATCTATTTTACCGATCAGATCGGCTTTGACGATATTAACCAGACCCCGCGCGGAAATTTGTGTACGATGAATAAAGACGGCACCAACATCCAGATTTTGATCAAGAACGTCGGCAATTACTTTTCCATTCAGGACGAATGGATTTATTACACCCACTTGAGTAACAGGGACCTTTACCGGGCGGTCTTGGACGGGAGCCGCAGTGAATGTCTGGCCCAAGGGCGCACCTATATCACTGCTGCCGACAATGACTACCTGATTTATACGGATTACGAAGACGGTGAAACGCAGCATTTGCTGAATAACCGGACCGGCGAAAATATTATCCTTGGACAGTTTGGAGGAGGCTCCCGTTATAACGGTCAATTCTACATTGTGACTGAAGAGCGGGGTCCGAATGGTATTCCTTCTTCCACAGGCTGGTCGGTCTTCCGGGTCGATCAAAAAGCAGGAAAAGCTGTGAAACTTGCTTTCCTGGAAATGGACCGGTTTGGACTCGATGGTATGAGCTATGTGTATGGTGATTGGCTCTATTTTTACACGATGGATGGCGGGCCCACTGGTCAAAGGGGGACATACCGGGTAAAATGGCCTTGTGATGATTATGAAGCCGAGTATCTCGTCGACGGATATCTTTTTTATTTGGACGGCTATGGCTATTATATTGAGGAAGACGAGAATGCCCAGCCCCCTACTTTTGCCCGGATCAATCTGCAAACCGGGGAAGTCAGCCGCTGGTCGTTTCAGGAATAG
- a CDS encoding pyridoxamine 5'-phosphate oxidase family protein codes for MDFKDCMQFIMESQATCTLCTVEGDQPRGRGMIPLWVKDDGIYFTTAASKNLYKQLRTNSKVELCFVTSQPIKHLRVMGDVEFVEDSALREKALEERPFLKALGFDTSNNPNFILFRVVNGEAHFWTWGDNLKEADIPRIKF; via the coding sequence ATGGATTTTAAGGATTGTATGCAATTTATTATGGAGAGTCAGGCGACCTGTACCCTGTGTACGGTCGAGGGGGACCAGCCCCGGGGCAGGGGAATGATTCCTTTGTGGGTGAAAGATGACGGAATCTATTTTACGACTGCCGCTTCTAAGAATTTGTATAAACAACTGCGCACCAATTCCAAGGTGGAACTTTGTTTTGTCACCTCGCAGCCCATCAAGCATTTACGGGTAATGGGCGATGTGGAGTTTGTTGAGGATTCCGCTTTAAGGGAAAAGGCCCTGGAAGAAAGGCCTTTTCTCAAGGCCCTTGGTTTTGATACCTCGAATAATCCGAACTTTATTCTTTTCCGGGTAGTCAACGGGGAAGCCCATTTCTGGACCTGGGGAGACAATCTCAAGGAAGCGGACATACCGAGGATCAAATTCTAG
- a CDS encoding cell wall-binding repeat-containing protein: protein MVKRLWVAISIFTLVLVGWQAPTVWADSSSVTSADKSVSIAGQSTTIKAVRADLNDPNIRVLSVPAGKVGDVKPFEQIIGSIDKNKYEVLAAVNGAFFEAYNEGKKPINGTLVHNGATMHYETSSMIGFGSAGEAQLDRVAFRQYVYVDVTGGNYLYKQLFYLRNWNVIRPAGYTGYREAIITPDYGTETGNTDMVCVVVRNVKDVTGSVYTAGGAKVLQKGTVTAISQGNTAIPADGFLLLMPTSSAYRQLFHVGSTIDFVRQVWNSRTNTDDTADWINLTNITGCGPSLILDGQVTADPVGEGWNDPKLTTAAGNRSFIGLTTDKQLVFGTTPGLTIKNLAQVAQAYNLTDAMNLDGGASSALWLGGRTITPAGRELSNIIAVVRLKVSEPAMPASGITADRTINGGSTPATSVKVSQEGWIKADSVVVVPGENNHLIDALAAAPLAGQEQAPILMVEGGVPTAEVIGEIKRLGAKRAYCIGFQADVVSGKLKAAIPDLEAKVLQGEGRAETANLVGDEIADPRGVFLVGFDALADAVSAGPYAAANGWLIRITDGAGVYHPEAWSLLKAGLDANNLVILGGTSRVQDTNGFRRMSGVDRYVTNQDFNEKMGLNTSKVYFADGYSLAAALMVAPLAAQNNCPIVLAEKNDPNQARFPAGVTNDATVIGIGSPAR from the coding sequence TTGGTAAAGAGATTATGGGTTGCGATTTCGATTTTTACCCTGGTGCTGGTGGGTTGGCAGGCACCGACGGTTTGGGCCGACTCAAGCTCGGTGACGAGCGCCGACAAGTCCGTCAGTATTGCCGGTCAATCCACCACAATTAAGGCGGTGCGCGCCGATCTGAATGATCCCAATATCCGTGTGCTTTCCGTGCCGGCAGGCAAAGTCGGCGATGTTAAGCCCTTCGAGCAGATCATCGGCAGCATAGACAAAAACAAGTATGAAGTATTGGCGGCAGTCAACGGCGCGTTCTTTGAGGCCTACAATGAAGGCAAGAAGCCCATAAACGGGACCTTGGTACATAACGGGGCGACGATGCACTATGAAACCAGCAGCATGATAGGTTTCGGCAGCGCCGGCGAAGCGCAGCTTGATAGGGTGGCCTTCAGGCAGTACGTCTATGTCGACGTTACCGGAGGCAATTACCTTTATAAACAACTCTTTTACTTACGCAACTGGAATGTCATCAGGCCAGCCGGCTACACAGGTTATCGCGAGGCGATCATCACCCCGGATTACGGTACGGAAACCGGGAATACCGATATGGTCTGTGTGGTGGTACGCAATGTCAAAGACGTGACGGGTAGCGTTTATACAGCGGGCGGTGCGAAAGTTCTGCAGAAAGGTACGGTTACAGCTATCAGCCAGGGCAATACGGCCATTCCGGCTGATGGATTTTTATTGTTGATGCCGACTAGCAGCGCCTACCGCCAGCTATTCCATGTTGGATCGACGATTGATTTTGTGCGGCAAGTATGGAATAGCCGCACAAATACGGATGATACGGCTGATTGGATCAATTTGACCAACATCACCGGTTGCGGCCCGAGCCTCATCTTGGATGGACAGGTGACTGCCGATCCGGTCGGTGAGGGCTGGAACGACCCGAAACTCACCACGGCTGCCGGCAATCGTTCGTTCATCGGGCTGACGACCGACAAACAATTGGTTTTCGGTACCACGCCGGGTCTTACGATCAAAAATTTGGCTCAGGTTGCCCAGGCGTATAACCTAACAGACGCCATGAATTTAGACGGCGGCGCCTCCAGCGCCCTGTGGCTGGGCGGCAGGACCATAACGCCCGCCGGACGGGAGCTTTCCAATATCATCGCCGTCGTACGGCTGAAAGTTTCCGAGCCGGCCATGCCGGCGAGTGGAATCACTGCGGACAGAACCATTAACGGGGGCAGTACACCGGCTACCTCGGTAAAAGTGTCCCAAGAAGGATGGATAAAGGCTGATTCAGTGGTCGTCGTCCCCGGAGAAAACAACCATTTGATCGACGCCCTGGCAGCAGCACCCTTGGCCGGCCAGGAGCAGGCGCCGATCCTTATGGTGGAAGGTGGCGTCCCGACGGCCGAAGTGATTGGTGAGATAAAACGGCTGGGAGCAAAAAGAGCTTACTGCATCGGCTTCCAAGCGGATGTCGTGTCTGGAAAATTGAAAGCAGCCATCCCCGATCTCGAGGCAAAAGTGCTGCAGGGGGAAGGGCGCGCGGAGACGGCGAACCTGGTAGGAGACGAAATTGCTGATCCACGTGGGGTATTCCTCGTAGGTTTTGATGCTCTGGCCGACGCCGTGAGTGCCGGGCCCTACGCGGCAGCCAACGGATGGCTAATCCGCATAACGGACGGAGCCGGTGTCTATCATCCCGAAGCTTGGAGTTTACTAAAGGCTGGACTAGACGCCAATAATTTGGTTATCTTGGGCGGCACGTCCAGAGTCCAGGATACAAACGGATTCCGCCGCATGTCCGGCGTGGATCGCTACGTGACCAACCAGGATTTTAACGAGAAGATGGGACTTAATACCAGCAAGGTTTACTTTGCTGACGGTTACTCTTTGGCCGCGGCTCTGATGGTTGCACCGTTGGCTGCCCAGAACAATTGTCCGATTGTCCTGGCGGAAAAGAACGATCCGAACCAAGCCAGGTTTCCCGCCGGAGTCACTAACGACGCTACTGTTATCGGCATCGGCTCGCCTGCCCGTTAA
- a CDS encoding nitroreductase family protein → MNTNIDFLKLAEERYSVRNFTDKAIEQDTLNKILKAGHLAPTACNRQPQKILVINSEEGLAKLRKCTKCHFGAPAAMLICYDKNECWQREYDGKTSGVIDASIVTTHMMLEATTLGVGTTWVMYFIPEAVREEFAIPDNIEPVALLVMGYPAPAAKPSPGHSEFKPIEDVVSYNKF, encoded by the coding sequence ATGAACACGAATATAGACTTTTTGAAACTGGCAGAGGAACGCTATTCAGTGCGCAACTTTACCGACAAAGCGATCGAACAGGATACGCTGAATAAAATATTGAAAGCGGGACACCTCGCGCCGACTGCTTGCAACCGCCAACCGCAGAAGATTCTGGTCATCAACAGCGAAGAAGGATTGGCAAAGCTCAGAAAATGCACGAAATGCCACTTTGGCGCACCTGCCGCAATGCTTATCTGCTACGATAAGAACGAATGCTGGCAACGGGAATACGACGGCAAGACCAGCGGGGTTATCGACGCGAGCATTGTAACAACACACATGATGCTGGAGGCTACGACGCTGGGCGTGGGCACGACGTGGGTCATGTACTTTATACCTGAGGCTGTTAGGGAGGAGTTTGCGATTCCGGACAACATTGAGCCGGTCGCCTTGCTGGTGATGGGTTATCCTGCCCCGGCTGCAAAGCCTTCCCCCGGACATTCGGAATTCAAGCCAATAGAAGATGTCGTATCATACAACAAGTTCTGA
- a CDS encoding cell wall-binding repeat-containing protein, with protein sequence MSFRKNWLKFLLSMALVFTITIPAMPLQAYAAQAVENKRLAGDSRTLTAIEISKEGWTAGSNAVILVRDNNFPDALAGAVLAAAYDAPILLTNSQSLSPDTALEIERLQAQTIYILGGTGAVSAAIEEDLSADYTVERITGGNRYETSANIAKYLQDNHKLLTKKAVIAYAQNFPDALAISSWAAQNGVPILLSETNSLPAATSEALTTLQVTDTIITGGTGVISAQVESKLPDPTRYGGNNRYETAVNIINGLGQATDTLFVATGLNFPDALAGSALAAKQGKAILLVGNGIDPSVETFLAGKVGQINKIYSVGGTSVVKPLVLNQIYSCIVLEQPAEAFANAMNAIKALDQDTVDRYFSYDGLMNSDESTSTTITDENIASFFTKLDYNIVSSAINGDTATVTAEITNTDFAAVLDAYLDAVMKLAIEQGLLPEEEQLSDEEAEQAIQELLFDAIANEDQTTTVTIEVNLVKNNNSWTITMDDEFADAILGGFISAFEDLLKE encoded by the coding sequence ATGAGCTTTCGAAAAAATTGGCTGAAGTTCCTGCTTTCAATGGCACTGGTGTTCACAATCACAATTCCTGCGATGCCTTTACAAGCATATGCTGCCCAGGCAGTAGAAAATAAAAGACTTGCAGGGGATAGCAGGACGCTAACTGCGATTGAAATCTCCAAGGAGGGATGGACTGCAGGTTCAAATGCCGTTATCCTTGTCCGTGATAACAATTTTCCAGATGCGTTAGCCGGTGCTGTCCTGGCGGCAGCCTATGATGCCCCGATACTTTTAACGAACAGTCAATCACTCTCTCCTGACACTGCGTTGGAGATCGAACGACTCCAAGCGCAAACGATCTATATCCTTGGCGGTACCGGTGCGGTATCCGCAGCGATTGAAGAGGATCTGTCTGCGGACTATACGGTCGAGCGTATCACAGGCGGCAATCGTTATGAGACTTCAGCGAATATTGCCAAATATCTGCAAGACAATCATAAACTGTTGACGAAAAAGGCTGTCATCGCCTATGCACAGAATTTCCCGGATGCCTTGGCGATCTCATCCTGGGCAGCGCAAAACGGTGTACCGATTCTGTTATCCGAAACAAATTCTCTACCAGCAGCGACAAGCGAAGCTTTAACTACACTGCAAGTAACCGATACGATTATTACTGGCGGGACTGGCGTCATCAGTGCGCAAGTCGAATCCAAACTTCCGGATCCAACCCGTTATGGCGGAAATAATCGTTATGAAACAGCAGTCAACATTATTAATGGCCTTGGTCAAGCGACGGATACCCTCTTTGTTGCCACAGGGCTAAATTTCCCCGATGCCTTAGCTGGTTCCGCGTTAGCTGCAAAACAAGGAAAAGCCATTCTGCTCGTCGGTAACGGCATTGATCCTTCCGTAGAAACTTTTTTAGCAGGTAAGGTAGGACAAATCAATAAAATTTATTCTGTCGGCGGTACCAGTGTTGTGAAGCCATTGGTCCTGAATCAGATCTATTCTTGTATCGTTTTGGAGCAACCCGCCGAAGCATTTGCCAACGCGATGAACGCGATCAAAGCACTGGATCAGGATACCGTTGACCGGTATTTCAGCTACGATGGACTCATGAATTCTGATGAATCGACCAGCACCACGATCACCGATGAAAATATTGCCTCTTTCTTCACCAAACTCGATTACAACATTGTGTCTTCAGCCATAAACGGTGATACGGCAACCGTGACAGCGGAAATCACCAATACCGATTTCGCGGCCGTCTTGGATGCTTACCTCGATGCGGTCATGAAATTGGCGATTGAACAGGGATTATTGCCTGAAGAGGAACAATTAAGTGATGAAGAAGCTGAACAGGCGATACAGGAGCTACTGTTTGACGCCATTGCCAATGAGGACCAGACAACAACAGTCACAATCGAAGTGAATCTTGTGAAGAATAATAATAGTTGGACAATTACCATGGATGACGAATTTGCAGATGCGATCCTGGGTGGATTCATCAGTGCATTTGAAGATCTTCTGAAAGAATAA
- a CDS encoding demethoxyubiquinone hydroxylase family protein — protein MALLGNPFVANVPKQMSNEELAQALRVDIAGEYEAIIGYESHAMATNDERVKKVLHHIADEERQHVGELEQLLAMISPKDLTSIEKGRQAVQQQQSQNFQAPMQ, from the coding sequence ATGGCCTTACTTGGAAACCCATTTGTAGCGAATGTCCCTAAGCAGATGTCCAATGAGGAGTTGGCTCAGGCCCTTCGGGTTGATATTGCAGGGGAGTACGAAGCAATTATCGGCTATGAATCTCATGCTATGGCAACAAATGATGAGAGAGTAAAAAAGGTTCTCCATCATATTGCTGATGAAGAAAGACAACACGTCGGAGAATTAGAACAGTTGCTAGCCATGATTAGTCCAAAGGACTTGACGTCTATAGAAAAGGGAAGACAAGCCGTACAACAACAGCAATCTCAAAATTTTCAGGCCCCTATGCAATAA
- the msrB gene encoding peptide-methionine (R)-S-oxide reductase MsrB produces MSEIYLAGGCFWGVEKYIASIRGVRTTQVGYANGKTANPTYEDVCQRGSGHAETVYVDYDPEIVPLEFLLELYYQAIDPVSLNRQGGDKGTQYRTGIYYADMNDLPVIERSLAKLQKNYDKPVAIEIKAIENFCPAEAYHQKYLDKNPDGYCHIGRDQFTKAAGAIINPADYQASDPGRLRQTLTGTQYEVTQNNATEPPFHNAFWDIFRPGIYVDITTGEPLFASSDKFESGCGWPSFTRPIDPNVVSEKTDTSHSMLRTEVRSRAGDAHLGHVFADGPRESGGLRYCINSASLRFVPKEDMEREGYGNLIGLVK; encoded by the coding sequence ATGTCTGAGATTTATCTTGCAGGCGGCTGTTTTTGGGGTGTGGAAAAATATATTGCGTCTATTCGCGGGGTCCGTACCACGCAAGTGGGCTATGCCAATGGCAAGACCGCGAACCCGACCTATGAGGATGTGTGTCAGCGCGGCAGCGGACATGCCGAGACGGTGTATGTAGACTATGATCCGGAGATTGTGCCGCTGGAATTCTTGCTGGAATTATATTATCAGGCGATTGATCCGGTCTCACTTAACCGGCAGGGCGGCGACAAGGGGACGCAATACCGTACCGGGATTTATTATGCGGATATGAATGATCTGCCGGTGATAGAACGGTCCCTGGCCAAACTGCAAAAAAACTACGACAAACCTGTCGCGATCGAGATAAAAGCAATCGAGAACTTCTGTCCGGCGGAAGCGTACCACCAAAAATATCTGGATAAAAACCCGGACGGCTATTGTCACATTGGCAGGGATCAATTCACGAAGGCGGCAGGGGCCATTATTAACCCAGCCGATTATCAGGCGTCGGATCCTGGCAGGCTTCGCCAAACCCTGACCGGAACGCAGTACGAAGTGACGCAGAATAATGCCACCGAGCCGCCGTTTCATAACGCGTTCTGGGACATTTTCCGGCCGGGTATTTACGTGGATATTACGACAGGCGAGCCGCTTTTTGCCTCCTCGGATAAATTTGAATCAGGCTGCGGCTGGCCGAGCTTTACCAGGCCTATCGATCCGAATGTAGTCTCGGAGAAGACCGATACTTCCCATAGCATGCTGCGGACCGAGGTCAGGAGCCGTGCCGGCGATGCCCATCTGGGACATGTGTTTGCTGATGGACCCAGGGAATCCGGCGGTCTGAGATATTGTATCAACAGCGCCTCGCTGCGGTTCGTGCCTAAAGAAGATATGGAGCGGGAAGGGTACGGAAATTTAATTGGACTCGTGAAGTAA
- a CDS encoding AAA family ATPase — MEFNSLNQYIRYIELDRERVPSFTEYPFHLPAIKNLDRLSFHPKVTYIVGENGSGKSTILESIAVAFGFNAEGGTKNFNFTSRATHSDLNQYIKIIKGAKRPRDGFFFRAESFYNFASNVEDLMLEGAYGGRSLHEQSHGESFFAVFQNRFCRESIYILDEPEAALSPSRQMSMLTRIHELINEGSQFIIATHSPIILAYPDALIYQIRDGFEQVRYEETEHYQITRSFLNNTKKMLDILLK; from the coding sequence ATGGAATTCAACAGCCTTAACCAGTACATACGCTATATTGAATTAGACAGGGAGCGTGTCCCCTCCTTTACGGAATACCCCTTTCATTTACCTGCCATCAAGAACTTAGACAGGTTGTCTTTTCACCCCAAAGTAACGTACATAGTCGGTGAAAATGGTTCGGGAAAATCAACAATTTTAGAATCGATCGCGGTTGCATTTGGTTTTAATGCGGAAGGCGGGACAAAGAATTTCAATTTCACTTCCAGAGCGACGCATTCAGACTTAAATCAATATATCAAAATTATTAAAGGAGCCAAAAGACCTAGAGATGGTTTCTTCTTTAGAGCAGAGAGCTTTTATAATTTTGCGTCCAATGTTGAAGATTTAATGTTGGAGGGGGCCTATGGCGGAAGGTCGTTGCATGAACAGTCGCATGGCGAGTCATTTTTCGCGGTTTTTCAGAATAGGTTTTGTCGGGAGAGTATCTATATTCTAGATGAACCGGAAGCGGCGTTATCCCCTTCACGGCAAATGTCGATGCTGACAAGGATTCATGAACTGATCAACGAAGGATCTCAGTTTATCATTGCAACGCATTCCCCGATCATCTTGGCCTACCCGGATGCCTTGATCTATCAGATTCGTGACGGATTCGAGCAGGTACGCTATGAAGAGACGGAGCATTATCAAATCACGCGTTCTTTCTTAAATAACACGAAAAAAATGCTTGATATTTTATTGAAATAA
- a CDS encoding helix-turn-helix domain-containing protein, which translates to MENWEKIKAVQRMQEYIDEHLTEPITLHSLARAAGYSPWHSARMFKELIGKAPFEYIRALRLSQAAVTLKDRDRKIIDVAFDFVFDSHEGFTRAFSKEFGITPKTYSQNKETASLKLFIPGYVRDYYLTKQKGESNMSDHSQSNTVFVQVVERSARKLIFKSGLKATHYFEYCEEVGCAVWEQLSAIKEAIYEPIGMWLPDNLRRPDTSLYAQGVEVPADYTGEIPDGYESMNLSPCKMMVFQGQPFDDPKFGEAIEELWEVMKSYNPEIYGFQWADEDGPRFQLAPMGYRGYIEARPVRELKK; encoded by the coding sequence ATGGAAAACTGGGAAAAAATTAAGGCAGTACAGCGGATGCAGGAGTATATCGATGAACACTTGACCGAACCCATTACCCTGCATTCTCTGGCCCGGGCGGCGGGGTATTCGCCCTGGCATTCAGCTAGAATGTTTAAGGAGCTGATCGGAAAAGCACCGTTTGAATACATCCGGGCTTTGAGGTTATCCCAGGCAGCTGTTACACTGAAGGACAGGGATCGGAAAATCATTGATGTTGCTTTCGACTTCGTCTTTGATTCCCATGAAGGATTCACCCGGGCCTTTTCTAAAGAATTCGGAATTACGCCCAAAACGTACAGCCAAAACAAAGAAACGGCATCTCTTAAACTTTTCATACCCGGCTATGTCCGTGATTATTACCTGACGAAACAAAAAGGAGAGAGCAATATGTCTGATCATTCTCAGTCAAACACGGTCTTTGTACAAGTGGTGGAACGTTCCGCCCGGAAACTGATCTTCAAAAGCGGCTTAAAAGCGACCCATTATTTTGAATACTGCGAAGAAGTAGGGTGTGCTGTCTGGGAACAGCTTTCTGCAATTAAAGAAGCCATCTATGAACCCATTGGGATGTGGCTGCCGGACAATTTGCGCCGGCCGGATACGTCGCTTTATGCCCAAGGGGTTGAGGTTCCGGCGGATTATACAGGGGAAATTCCGGATGGTTACGAGAGCATGAACCTGTCGCCGTGCAAGATGATGGTTTTTCAGGGTCAGCCTTTTGATGATCCAAAATTTGGCGAGGCGATCGAAGAATTATGGGAAGTCATGAAAAGTTACAATCCGGAAATCTATGGTTTTCAGTGGGCGGACGAGGACGGCCCGCGATTCCAGCTGGCGCCCATGGGCTACAGAGGGTATATCGAGGCCAGGCCAGTCAGAGAATTGAAAAAATAG
- a CDS encoding GntR family transcriptional regulator, with translation MLLRIDMTSDIPIYQQIRNQIVFAAAKGNLKPGDALPTVRQLAQDIGVNPMTVNKAYALLKDEGIIIIDRRHGAQIRDCGKTGMVFNQDFDRRLELLLSEARMKGASKQEITTHLSGLIDLVYE, from the coding sequence ATGCTATTAAGGATCGACATGACCAGCGATATCCCGATTTACCAGCAGATCCGCAATCAGATCGTGTTTGCTGCAGCCAAAGGGAATTTAAAGCCCGGGGATGCACTGCCGACCGTCCGCCAGCTGGCCCAGGATATTGGGGTGAATCCTATGACGGTCAACAAAGCCTATGCCCTCTTAAAAGACGAAGGCATCATCATCATTGACCGGCGGCACGGCGCCCAGATCAGAGATTGCGGCAAGACCGGCATGGTTTTTAATCAGGATTTTGACCGCCGGCTGGAACTTCTGCTTTCGGAGGCCCGGATGAAAGGTGCGTCCAAGCAGGAGATCACAACGCATCTATCCGGTCTGATTGACTTGGTTTACGAATAA